A region from the Polyangiaceae bacterium genome encodes:
- a CDS encoding PD40 domain-containing protein, with the protein MSWEVFGGRSARCYFGLLGTVAALVACHNSGSSNQSVRDASDDSAPGAGTGGAASDASGTGGSGARNGTGATGGVPTGGVIAFMHPDGYAAWVTAQASGKLTNVSSALNSVSPGEDKSLAISLDGKALALTTTRFGCGDWDCLVLVDRGLKSGERVQAGGEDVHPDRALAVGPGGGWVVYSADGGSHSRDLFVTRKSGGSWSTKQLLTASSGYAYNTQPSPTPDGKRVVFDCGNEPYGGAGNAVCSVGVDGSGFKVEAAPGSGFAAEATALHHPAMAPNGGLVFEMNRPDTGERIWSLSGGQAAQLGDFPNDNSPCVLPSGAVASLVLSRAGNSSGAHEIKLMSATGAESVMVLTDVDVIDVQLSCGG; encoded by the coding sequence ATGTCTTGGGAGGTTTTTGGGGGGAGGTCCGCCAGGTGCTACTTCGGCCTGCTGGGAACCGTCGCAGCGCTGGTCGCTTGTCACAACAGCGGCTCGAGCAACCAGAGCGTGCGGGACGCGTCAGATGACAGCGCTCCTGGGGCGGGCACCGGTGGAGCCGCATCCGATGCCAGCGGGACCGGAGGGAGCGGCGCTCGCAACGGGACAGGCGCGACTGGTGGCGTGCCCACTGGCGGCGTGATCGCGTTCATGCACCCAGACGGCTACGCCGCGTGGGTCACTGCCCAAGCATCGGGCAAGCTCACTAACGTGAGCTCGGCGCTGAACTCCGTGTCCCCAGGTGAGGACAAGAGTCTCGCTATCTCCTTGGATGGCAAAGCCCTGGCGTTGACGACAACCCGTTTTGGCTGTGGAGACTGGGACTGCTTGGTGCTCGTTGATCGCGGGCTCAAGAGCGGGGAGCGGGTGCAAGCGGGCGGTGAAGACGTGCATCCGGATCGGGCCTTGGCGGTGGGGCCAGGCGGCGGGTGGGTCGTCTACTCCGCAGACGGCGGAAGCCACAGCCGAGATCTCTTCGTCACTCGCAAGTCTGGAGGCAGTTGGAGCACCAAGCAGCTACTGACCGCTAGCTCCGGCTACGCGTACAACACTCAGCCCTCGCCGACTCCGGATGGCAAGCGCGTAGTTTTTGACTGTGGAAACGAACCCTACGGCGGCGCCGGGAACGCTGTGTGCTCGGTTGGGGTGGACGGGAGTGGATTCAAGGTTGAAGCCGCGCCCGGGAGTGGATTCGCGGCTGAAGCGACCGCCCTGCATCACCCGGCAATGGCGCCCAATGGTGGACTCGTTTTTGAGATGAATCGGCCAGACACGGGAGAGCGCATTTGGTCGTTGAGCGGCGGCCAAGCAGCCCAGCTTGGGGATTTCCCCAATGACAACTCCCCGTGCGTCTTGCCTTCCGGTGCAGTGGCTTCTCTCGTACTAAGCCGTGCGGGTAACTCGTCAGGCGCCCATGAAATCAAGCTCATGTCAGCGACTGGAGCCGAATCGGTGATGGTGCTCACCGATGTGGATGTGATTGATGTGCAGCTTAGCTGCGGCGGCTGA
- a CDS encoding DNRLRE domain-containing protein — MAQVAGALTTATPVLDDDMQSGTDREKNGDAPAICAGVVGSTNETGNTTRTALIRFNLNNIPANAHIDTASLALHLEDCLVCAPPAAGMRTITVQRANGTWSEGTTSVAGGSGGFCKGDVGTPGAIPGTGSTATADYTAVPTTVNIDVATIVQAWVNGSTNNGFRVSQTSGGLAIITSSEGATPPALTVTYRNPQGAACSPDSSSSSACFSGQCWDGVCCNTSCGGACRACNGSGTCVLSSGTPAPSTGCSNYTCNSGNCRTTCSSDTHCISGFYCSGSSCVAKKAVGQSCGGNNECANNQCVDNICCNTSSCPTCQACSASISVGANGTCANIDPFTDPKNQCDPGSCNGGSCTTSCTADNQCDADHYCSSNSGGTCQPDKSAGAVCSGDTIDSSGNHQCGTGNCVDGRCCTSTCTTPCRSCANAAGTCTTVISNQDDPGSCSGAVTCNAGGQCLPTNGNSCTQNSDCSSNQCEDGFCCNADCGDSNPNDCRACNVAGSQGTCTAVPAGSVTCRPSAGVCDPAETCNGSSMNCPANAFDSTTQCRAASCSSGTETLAATCDGANAACPTIQTNACAPYVCGATSCQNTCSSDANCTSTNWCNGTSCVAKFPNGNACTEARQCSSNLCVDGVCCNAACTGQCEACDVAGNAGTCSPVSGAPHGGRTACTGDGSVCNGQCDGANRTACGFAGGTTQCRAPNCNNGQSVVEAFCDGAGNCPAQQQQTCDPYRCSATVCLTTCTTDTQCQTGFRCDAGACVPAKTNGETCGGGTECASGFCVDGFCCNAPCNGQCEACSVSGSEGTCTEVTGAPVGSRPSCADDGSVCGGSCNGVQRAACAYPGGSTECRAADCTSGTATLSAGCNGAGSCPAVQTLTCPTGNCAGTLCEGNCTVDGDCSAGAEYCAAGVCTPTKSNGEQCARDSMCVSGRCVDGYCCNSACDGQCEACNITGNEGVCSAVTGSPRGARPACATDGTSCAGTCDGATTAACAYPGSATACRNAACSAGVATLEGHCTGGGSCSPLQQQTCSPFICHATDPRCDGNCSVDTDCSGGQYCAGGVCVDPQPPGAACSATAQCASGFCVDGVCCDTACNGQCEACNEAGSVGTCTAVTGTPRNGRASCGGTGVCAGSCDGTSGQCAYPDGSIACGVGSCSAGIATPAAACNGTGSCLNGLQTSCAPYLCSGTTCATTCTDPSECTSGFDCVNGSCEAIGVGGAGGMAGTGGTAGVAGSAGAGGTTGGAGGVGGATGGAGGGLPDAGVVGGTAGTDGLIKGVDEGSTCRVAAPGSDSKRSSVPWLLLASGLAFAAARRRRSHARRA, encoded by the coding sequence GTGGCACAGGTGGCAGGGGCGCTGACGACCGCGACGCCCGTCCTCGATGACGACATGCAGTCGGGGACGGACCGAGAAAAGAACGGTGACGCGCCCGCGATTTGCGCGGGCGTCGTGGGCTCGACCAACGAGACGGGCAACACGACCCGCACCGCGCTGATTCGCTTCAACCTCAACAATATCCCGGCGAACGCGCACATCGACACCGCGTCGCTCGCATTGCACCTGGAGGACTGCCTCGTGTGTGCGCCCCCCGCTGCAGGGATGCGTACCATCACGGTCCAGCGCGCCAATGGCACCTGGAGCGAGGGCACAACCAGCGTCGCAGGTGGCAGTGGTGGTTTCTGCAAGGGGGACGTTGGCACGCCGGGAGCCATCCCTGGGACCGGTTCGACCGCCACGGCGGACTACACTGCGGTGCCCACGACCGTAAATATCGACGTCGCCACAATCGTCCAGGCCTGGGTCAACGGGAGCACGAACAACGGCTTCCGGGTGTCCCAGACCAGCGGCGGCCTCGCCATCATCACGTCCAGCGAAGGCGCGACACCTCCGGCGTTGACGGTCACCTACCGCAACCCTCAGGGTGCGGCCTGCTCGCCAGACAGCTCGTCGAGCAGCGCCTGTTTCTCGGGTCAGTGCTGGGACGGGGTTTGCTGCAACACCAGCTGCGGCGGCGCGTGTCGAGCGTGTAATGGGTCCGGAACCTGCGTGCTCTCCTCCGGCACTCCAGCACCCTCCACCGGCTGCTCCAACTACACCTGCAACTCTGGTAACTGCCGCACGACCTGTTCGAGCGATACCCACTGCATCTCCGGTTTCTACTGCAGCGGCAGCTCCTGCGTCGCCAAGAAGGCCGTCGGGCAGTCGTGCGGCGGCAACAACGAGTGCGCGAACAACCAGTGCGTTGACAACATCTGCTGCAACACCTCCAGCTGCCCGACCTGTCAGGCTTGCAGTGCGAGCATCTCCGTGGGAGCAAACGGCACCTGCGCCAACATCGATCCCTTCACGGATCCGAAGAACCAGTGCGATCCCGGCTCTTGCAACGGTGGTTCGTGTACCACCAGCTGTACCGCAGACAACCAGTGTGACGCGGATCACTACTGCAGCTCGAACAGCGGTGGGACGTGCCAACCGGACAAGTCGGCTGGTGCGGTTTGCTCCGGCGACACCATCGACTCGTCGGGCAACCATCAGTGCGGCACTGGCAACTGCGTCGATGGCCGCTGCTGCACGAGCACTTGTACTACTCCGTGCCGTTCGTGTGCGAACGCGGCGGGCACCTGCACCACGGTGATCTCGAATCAGGACGATCCCGGCAGTTGTTCCGGAGCCGTCACGTGCAACGCCGGCGGCCAGTGTCTGCCGACCAACGGCAACTCGTGCACTCAGAACTCAGATTGCTCCAGCAATCAGTGTGAAGACGGCTTCTGCTGCAACGCCGACTGCGGCGACTCGAATCCAAACGACTGTCGCGCGTGCAATGTGGCCGGTTCCCAGGGCACCTGTACCGCGGTGCCCGCTGGCAGCGTCACTTGCCGGCCAAGCGCTGGGGTGTGTGATCCAGCTGAGACCTGCAACGGCTCATCGATGAACTGTCCGGCGAACGCGTTCGACTCGACCACCCAGTGTCGTGCAGCGAGCTGCAGCAGCGGGACCGAGACTCTCGCCGCCACCTGCGACGGCGCGAACGCAGCTTGCCCGACCATTCAGACGAACGCCTGCGCCCCTTATGTGTGTGGTGCCACGTCTTGCCAGAACACGTGCTCGAGTGACGCGAACTGCACCTCGACCAACTGGTGCAACGGCACTTCGTGCGTGGCTAAGTTCCCGAACGGGAATGCCTGCACCGAGGCGCGTCAGTGCTCGAGCAACCTGTGCGTCGACGGTGTGTGCTGCAACGCGGCCTGCACCGGTCAGTGCGAAGCGTGCGATGTCGCTGGCAACGCAGGCACTTGCTCGCCGGTCAGCGGCGCACCTCATGGAGGTCGCACCGCCTGCACCGGCGATGGTTCGGTGTGCAACGGTCAGTGCGATGGCGCGAACCGCACTGCATGTGGTTTCGCTGGGGGCACGACCCAGTGCCGCGCGCCCAATTGCAACAACGGTCAGTCGGTGGTCGAAGCGTTCTGCGACGGCGCGGGCAACTGCCCGGCGCAACAACAGCAGACGTGTGATCCCTATCGTTGCAGCGCGACGGTGTGTCTGACGACGTGCACCACGGACACGCAGTGTCAAACCGGTTTCCGTTGTGATGCGGGTGCCTGCGTGCCGGCCAAGACCAATGGCGAGACGTGTGGCGGTGGTACCGAGTGCGCCAGCGGCTTCTGCGTGGATGGCTTCTGCTGCAACGCACCGTGCAATGGCCAGTGTGAAGCGTGCAGCGTCTCCGGCTCCGAGGGCACCTGCACCGAGGTCACCGGCGCGCCCGTCGGTTCGCGTCCTTCGTGCGCGGACGATGGCAGCGTGTGCGGCGGGTCCTGCAACGGCGTGCAGCGCGCTGCGTGTGCGTATCCGGGCGGATCCACAGAGTGCCGCGCCGCCGACTGTACGAGCGGCACGGCGACGCTCTCCGCCGGCTGCAATGGCGCTGGCAGCTGCCCCGCGGTTCAGACCCTGACGTGTCCCACAGGCAACTGCGCAGGGACCTTGTGTGAGGGCAACTGCACGGTGGACGGTGACTGCAGCGCTGGCGCGGAGTACTGCGCCGCGGGCGTGTGTACGCCGACCAAGAGCAACGGCGAGCAGTGTGCCCGAGACAGCATGTGCGTTAGCGGGCGCTGCGTGGATGGCTACTGCTGCAACAGCGCCTGTGACGGCCAGTGCGAAGCGTGCAACATCACTGGCAACGAAGGCGTGTGCAGCGCGGTCACCGGGTCACCTCGCGGCGCTCGTCCGGCGTGTGCAACCGATGGCACCTCGTGCGCTGGCACTTGCGATGGTGCGACCACCGCAGCGTGTGCCTATCCTGGAAGCGCGACGGCGTGTCGCAACGCCGCGTGTAGCGCGGGTGTCGCGACCTTGGAGGGCCACTGCACGGGTGGTGGCAGCTGCTCGCCTCTGCAACAGCAGACCTGTTCGCCGTTCATCTGCCACGCGACGGATCCGCGCTGCGATGGCAACTGTAGCGTCGACACCGACTGCAGCGGGGGTCAGTACTGCGCAGGCGGCGTCTGTGTCGACCCGCAGCCGCCAGGCGCTGCTTGCAGCGCGACAGCGCAGTGCGCTTCTGGCTTCTGCGTGGATGGCGTGTGTTGCGATACGGCGTGCAACGGCCAGTGTGAAGCGTGCAACGAGGCCGGATCCGTCGGCACCTGTACGGCGGTCACGGGGACCCCGCGCAACGGTCGAGCGAGCTGTGGTGGGACCGGCGTGTGTGCTGGCTCTTGTGACGGCACCAGCGGCCAGTGCGCGTATCCCGACGGAAGCATCGCTTGCGGCGTCGGCTCCTGCTCGGCGGGCATCGCCACGCCGGCGGCAGCCTGCAACGGAACCGGCAGCTGCCTCAACGGGCTCCAGACGAGCTGTGCTCCTTATCTCTGCAGTGGAACGACTTGCGCCACCACCTGCACGGACCCGTCGGAGTGCACCTCTGGGTTCGACTGCGTGAACGGCTCCTGCGAAGCGATCGGCGTGGGTGGCGCGGGTGGTATGGCTGGAACTGGCGGCACGGCCGGTGTGGCGGGCAGCGCAGGTGCCGGTGGCACTACGGGCGGTGCTGGCGGTGTTGGCGGCGCCACTGGTGGCGCTGGTGGCGGTCTGCCTGACGCTGGAGTCGTCGGTGGTACTGCGGGCACCGATGGCCTGATCAAGGGCGTCGATGAAGGCTCAACGTGTCGCGTGGCAGCGCCAGGCAGCGACTCGAAGCGTTCCTCAGTGCCTTGGCTACTGCTGGCCTCCGGACTGGCGTTCGCAGCTGCACGGCGCCGCAGGTCCCACGCCCGCCGGGCCTGA
- a CDS encoding DUF2169 domain-containing protein yields the protein MDQPPLDNQTDFFAHPQLLLDKDGEKLAVVIKATWEMPHDRSGPLELAPEHRMRPLWFADVPWGEPEIPSIAYPADLCLRKPGTDVIVVGTAHAPEGKAVPSFDVLVRAGQLQKAVKVYGLRVWEKNGTGLSEARPISSLEMRYDYAWGGFDDSDEENIVEEGRNPVGMGCVRDPSVLTHQAAPHIEDPAFPIQNYKTAPPPAGVGATGRSYLPRRKYAGTYDEAWQELRAPLLPKDFDDRFNVAASPGLWSEIPFRGGEAVQLLNLVPGGGVLQFNLPLVGVQVEFEVDDREPLVVKPQLDTVLIDTLGIGPDKPIAVEMVWRASTKAPRRMKDSNTIVSEVAVVP from the coding sequence GTGGACCAGCCCCCCCTGGACAACCAAACGGATTTCTTCGCACATCCCCAGCTCCTACTGGACAAAGACGGCGAGAAGCTCGCAGTGGTCATCAAGGCCACTTGGGAGATGCCCCATGACCGCTCGGGGCCACTCGAGCTGGCACCGGAGCACCGCATGCGCCCGTTGTGGTTCGCCGATGTGCCCTGGGGCGAGCCGGAAATCCCAAGCATCGCGTACCCGGCGGACCTTTGCTTACGCAAGCCCGGCACCGACGTCATCGTCGTGGGGACCGCTCATGCCCCCGAGGGAAAGGCCGTGCCGAGCTTCGACGTGTTGGTGCGGGCCGGTCAACTTCAGAAGGCAGTCAAGGTGTACGGGCTTCGCGTATGGGAAAAGAACGGCACCGGGCTGAGCGAGGCGCGGCCCATCTCCTCGCTGGAGATGCGCTATGACTACGCCTGGGGCGGTTTCGACGACAGCGACGAAGAGAACATCGTCGAGGAGGGTCGCAACCCTGTAGGCATGGGCTGCGTGCGCGACCCCAGCGTGCTCACGCATCAGGCGGCGCCGCACATCGAAGACCCAGCGTTCCCGATCCAGAACTACAAGACCGCACCTCCCCCCGCTGGTGTCGGAGCGACGGGCCGCAGCTATTTGCCGCGCAGAAAATACGCCGGCACCTATGACGAGGCCTGGCAAGAGCTGCGAGCGCCGCTGTTGCCCAAGGACTTCGACGATCGTTTCAATGTGGCTGCGTCACCAGGTTTGTGGTCGGAGATCCCGTTCCGCGGTGGGGAAGCCGTGCAGCTCTTGAATCTCGTCCCCGGCGGCGGCGTACTGCAGTTCAACCTCCCGCTGGTTGGCGTACAAGTCGAGTTCGAGGTGGACGATCGGGAGCCGCTCGTGGTGAAGCCCCAGCTGGACACCGTGCTGATCGACACCTTGGGTATCGGCCCGGACAAGCCTATTGCAGTTGAAATGGTGTGGCGTGCTTCGACCAAAGCACCTCGCCGCATGAAGGACTCGAAC